The nucleotide window TCCCTGTCGGCGGTGTGGGTCCGGCAGGTCCACGACGCCACGGAGCAGTGGCTCGCGGACACCCCGGGCGCCGAGGTGTCCGGGGTGACTTGGCACGGAGGCACGGCGACCATCTCCGTGCTCGGTCCCGAGAAGCTGCCGCCTCTGTCCGAACTCGAAGAATCCGTGCACGATCTGCTGCCCTGGGAGTCCGACATCGTGGTCATCCACGACGTCGGTGAGCGACTGGACGGCTAGGACGGCCTCTGGTCCTCCGACCGGACGCCCAGTCGCCACAACGGATTGACCGGGCCGTGGCCGGCGCCCAGCGGATAGGCGGCCGCCAGGCAGCGGGTCACCCAACTCTTGGCGAAGGCGACCGACTCGGGGACCGGAAGACCGTGTGCGAGTGCGCACGCGATCGCCGCAGCAAGGGTGTCGCCGGCGCCGTGGTCGTGTGGGGTGTCGATGCGCTCGTGGCTGAGCTCGATGAACTCCTCGCCGTCGTAGAGCAGATCCGGTGACTGATCCGACGCGCGCAGGTGTCCGCCCTTCACCAGCGCCCAGCGCGGCCCGAGATCGAGCAGCGCCCGGGCCGCATCGCGCTGGGAAGCCGCATCGGTGACCTCGATCCCGGTGATCAACCGGACCTCGTCCAGATTCGGTGTCACCACGGTGGCGAGAGGGAACAGGTTGTGACGCAACGTGTCGAGTGCCGAGTCGGCGAGCAACTGGTTGCCGTGCATGGATGCGCACACCGGGTCGACCACCAGCGGGACGGATGAGTCCCGACCGATGCCGCTCCGGCCACACTGCTCGACGATGGCCTCGATGATCGGCGCCGACGCGAGCATCCCGGTCTTCGCCGCGGCGACTCCGATGTCACCGACCACGGAGTCGATCTGCGCCGCCACGGTCTGTGGGGTGATCTCCTCGAATCCGGTGACGCCCAGCGAGTTCTGAACCGTCACCGCGGTCACCGCGACGCACCCGTGCACCCCGAGCAGGGCGAAGGTGCGCATGTCGGCCTGAATCCCCGCACCCCCACCCGAATCCGAACCGGCGATGG belongs to Gordonia sp. KTR9 and includes:
- the thiD gene encoding bifunctional hydroxymethylpyrimidine kinase/phosphomethylpyrimidine kinase, whose amino-acid sequence is MGTVNAGRRTVDENRRTVDGNQRTVDEQAFVGLPIGPPGSVPTRVLTIAGSDSGGGAGIQADMRTFALLGVHGCVAVTAVTVQNSLGVTGFEEITPQTVAAQIDSVVGDIGVAAAKTGMLASAPIIEAIVEQCGRSGIGRDSSVPLVVDPVCASMHGNQLLADSALDTLRHNLFPLATVVTPNLDEVRLITGIEVTDAASQRDAARALLDLGPRWALVKGGHLRASDQSPDLLYDGEEFIELSHERIDTPHDHGAGDTLAAAIACALAHGLPVPESVAFAKSWVTRCLAAAYPLGAGHGPVNPLWRLGVRSEDQRPS